One Trichoderma asperellum chromosome 5, complete sequence genomic region harbors:
- a CDS encoding uncharacterized protein (TransMembrane:6 (i7-25o37-63i101-121o141-163i175-194o284-304i)~BUSCO:EOG092D3DMS) — protein sequence MFKLRLGWYAGVSTALAGGVILSAFHQRANFYSAMVYLAQSNFCLLVLVNFTLFLYTSFIYALTQICFGTLRAIEVEQLTERAWFAITETCLAMTIFREEIGAWFLVMFTALVTGKVWGWIGDGRVDFLEQQPPTNPRLFHLRLSVSLAASFIYDIWILRYTVLTVIQQARPNMMVMFLFEFAILATNSGRTGFRYLVSITEQRILELQTRKLLAERKAEISRQRDEIIRQREAAAAAGEPAPENEEPLPNPDDIDEMDIEVPGWSAKGELILWLDLVTDFAKLGIYISFFMMLLMFYGLPIHIMRDLFMTTRDFLKRLNALLRYRRAIQEMNKYADATVQDLAQENTCIICREEMRFWDPAENVGVVDRVRPKKLPCGHILHLGCLRSWLERQQVCPTCRSPVTGEQPRPRNGRRQAGLRIQFGQAPQRGQNQRGNENDNRNNDNGIQGDGQDGAAPHPQGGRAGGQPRVFTLGPIRVGFGANDQQVRQLAQQFGMPQIAGGQEQNPVTTASQNQSQLPPSGDSLQQIGTLLQQAEQMLQRELQNLQNTQQELQIANLLNNEIQRLRQRRLQPQDAAQNGQGQFPASFNQPPGGLPPVGLPPLPLQVPQLGGLAPFPPPFPGMPPRMNSPLMTRHGAGPSTTAIPAGSSELPEGLVLPPGWSLTPLQRLDNAQTAPQFPPQTTGVPHTGDLTNGSQAASISIRPTPTVPHNQETARAESSPFPAPAPNAARLQGDQLPTPVTSSDHPPVVSPSPMLPNWGGSNQLFGSGSRLDQGDTASQASTQAAPQIETENVPESSSSNAHESVPETDLKREPSILELEQNEAAQTEEEPSDKGKGRAVTVEEADDEED from the exons ATGTTCAAACTGCGGCTGGGCTGGTACGCCGGG GTGTCGACTGCCCTGGCGGGTGGCGTCATTCTCTCGGCATTTCACCAGCGTGCCAACTTCTACTCGGCTATGGTGTACCTTGCGCAGAGCAACTTCTGTCTGCTG GTTCTGGTCAATTTCACATTGTTCTTGTACACTAGTTTCATCTATGCCTTGACGCAGATATGCTTTGGCACGCTGCGCGCGATCGAGGTCGAGCAACTTACCGAACGAGCATGGTTTGCCATCACCGAGACATGTCTGGCCATGACAATCTTTCGAGAAGAGATTGGCGCTTGGTTCCTCGTCATGTTCACGGCATTGGTCACGGGAAAGGTCTGGGGCTGGATTGGAGACGGCCGTGTAGACTTTCTGGAGCAGCAACCCCCTACGAATCCCCGACTCTTCCACCTGCGCCTCAGCGTCTCCCTTGCGGCTAGTTTCATTTACGACATCTGGATACTTCGATATACTGTCCTCACCGTCATTCAGCAGGCGAGGCCGAATATGATGGTCATGTTCCTGTTTGAGTTTGCCATCCTGGCCACCAACTCTGGAAGAACGGGATTTCGCTACTTGGTATCCATCACGGAACAGCGCATCCTCGAGCTGCAGACCCGCAAGCTTTTGGCGGAGCGAAAGGCCGAGATCAGCCGCCAGCGAGATGAGATTATTCGTCAACGCGaagcagccgctgcagctgggGAGCCAGCTCCGGAGAATGAAGAACCTTTGCCCAATCCTGATGATATTGACGAAATGGACATTGAAGTGCCCGGCTGGTCGGCCAAGGGTGAGCTGATTCTTTGGTTGGACTTGGTGACTG ACTTTGCCAAGCTGGGAATTTACATCTCCTTCTTTATGATGCTTCTCATGTTCTATGGTCTTCCTATTCATATTATGCGGGACTTGTTTATGACAACGAGAGACTTCTTGAAGAGACTCAATGCGCTTTTACGCTACAGACGGGCTATTCAAGAAATGAATAAATACGCAGATGCTACTGTGCAAGATCTCGCACAAGAGAACACATGCATCATTTGCCGTGAGGAAATGCGTTTCTGGGATCCTGCAGAGAACGTAGGTGTTGTCGACCGCGTGCGCCCCAAGAAGCTCCCCTGCGGTCACATTCTACATCTTGGCTGCCTCAGAAGCTGGCTGGAACGGCAACAGGTGTGCCCGACATGTAGAAGCCCTGTCACAGGCGAACAACCACGACCTCGTAATGGTCGTCGTCAAGCTGGTCTCAGAATACAATTCGGTCAGGCGCCGCAACGCGGCCAGAATCAACGCGGAAATGAAAACGACAATAGAAACAACGATAACGGTATACAAGGCGATGGGCAAGATGGAGCTGCGCCTCATCCTCAAGGGGGACGGGCCGGCGGACAGCCCCGTGTCTTTACTCTTGGTCCAATAAGAGTTGGATTTGGAGCTAATGACCAGCAAGTGCGCCAACTCGCTCAACAGTTTGGCATGCCGCAAATTGCTGGTGGCCAGGAACAAAACCCAGTTACGACAGCCTCTCAGAATCAGTCCCAGTTGCCTCCATCGGGTGATAGCCTTCAACAGATCGGAACTCTCTTACAGCAGGCGGAGCAGATGTTGCAACGCGAATTGCAGAACTTACAAAATACGCAACAAGAACTACAAATCGCCAACTTGCTCAACAATGAGATCCAACGGCTTCGTCAGCGACGACTGCAGCCACAGGACGCCGCGCAGAACGGCCAGGGCCAATTCCCTGCATCATTCAATCAACCACCTGGGGGTCTTCCTCCAGTAGGCCTACCACCGTTGCCCTTACAGGTACCTCAGCTTGGTGGTTTGGCACCATTTCCTCCACCCTTTCCGGGCATGCCGCCAAGAATGAACAGCCCATTGATGACTCGGCACGGAGCTGGCCCCTCCACGACAGCAATCCCTGCCGGTAGCTCTGAGTTGCCAGAGGGACTGGTGCTGCCCCCTGGGTGGTCCTTGACGCCTCTACAAAGGCTGGATAATGCTCAGACTGCACCGCAATTTCCTCCTCAGACCACTGGTGTACCTCACACTGGAGATCTTACAAACGGAAGCCAGGCTGCATCAATCTCAATACGGCCAACACCGACGGTGCCGCATAATCAAGAGACCGCGCGGGCTGAATCTTCGCCATTCCCCGCTCCTGCTCCCAATGCTGCGAGGCTACAAGGAGATCAACTCCCAACTCCTGTAACTTCGTCAGATCACCCTCCCGTAGTGTCACCCAGCCCAATGTTGCCAAATTGGGGCGGGTCCAACCAGCTCTTCGGAAGCGGATCTCGTCTAGACCAAGGAGACACGGCTAGCCAAGCAAGTACACAGGCAGCCCCGCAAATAGAGACTGAAAACGTACcggaaagcagcagcagcaatgcccATGAATCTGTACCCGAGACGGATCTCAAAAGGGAACCGAGTATCTTGGAGCTTGAACAGAACGAAGCGGCTCAAACGGAGGAAGAGCCGTCTGACAAGGGAAAGGGCAGAGCTGTTACtgtggaagaagctgatgatgaggaagattGA